A genomic segment from Alteribacillus bidgolensis encodes:
- a CDS encoding MaoC family dehydratase N-terminal domain-containing protein: MYKHLIGKQSEKVENQVERGAVAAFARSIGDAHPLYVDKEYGKQSKYKNNIAPPTFPRTFSYGTISGLNLPVAGLIHGEQTFEYKRPLLIGEKIYCHSKVENYREKQAASGHIGFLTLINVGEDKQGNNLFTSKVVLVLTEQAREGDGHYDSNHRA; the protein is encoded by the coding sequence ATGTATAAACATTTAATTGGAAAACAATCAGAAAAAGTGGAAAATCAAGTAGAAAGAGGGGCAGTAGCAGCATTCGCAAGATCTATAGGTGATGCTCATCCTCTTTACGTTGATAAAGAATATGGAAAACAATCCAAATATAAAAACAACATAGCACCTCCGACTTTCCCTCGTACTTTTTCATATGGAACCATTTCCGGTTTAAACCTGCCAGTCGCAGGGCTAATTCACGGCGAGCAGACATTCGAATACAAAAGACCTTTACTCATCGGTGAAAAAATATATTGTCACTCCAAAGTAGAAAATTATCGAGAAAAACAGGCTGCGTCCGGTCATATCGGTTTTCTAACCCTAATTAACGTTGGTGAAGACAAGCAAGGAAACAATCTTTTCACATCCAAGGTAGTACTCGTTCTTACAGAACAAGCAAGAGAGGGGGATGGTCACTATGACAGCAATCACAGAGCTTAG
- a CDS encoding metal-dependent hydrolase, with amino-acid sequence MNAGTHTIGAAAAGAACYAFYSMPFQLESIHGAIFVGSTIAGGLIPDICQPFSWIGRRLGLISKMVNKIFGHRTFTHSLLFLVFLFLTSGAVQENWAAPFQYGLTIGAASHLLLDMLTPRGVALLYPAKFYIKAPLTTKTGSIMGEGVIGFLMMAWIVYFSTTMTG; translated from the coding sequence ATGAATGCAGGTACTCACACTATAGGAGCTGCAGCAGCAGGCGCCGCATGTTATGCATTTTATTCTATGCCTTTTCAATTAGAGAGCATCCATGGTGCTATATTTGTAGGAAGCACGATAGCTGGAGGATTAATTCCAGATATATGCCAGCCTTTTTCCTGGATTGGAAGAAGGCTTGGCCTAATATCTAAAATGGTCAATAAAATATTCGGTCATCGTACATTTACTCACAGCTTACTATTTTTAGTGTTTCTATTTCTAACTTCCGGAGCCGTACAAGAGAACTGGGCAGCACCATTTCAGTACGGTCTGACTATAGGTGCAGCAAGTCATTTACTGCTTGATATGCTAACACCGCGCGGAGTTGCTTTATTGTATCCTGCTAAGTTTTATATTAAGGCACCACTAACAACAAAAACAGGATCGATTATGGGAGAAGGGGTCATCGGATTTCTTATGATGGCCTGGATTGTTTATTTCAGTACGACTATGACAGGATAA